The Pedobacter roseus genome contains a region encoding:
- a CDS encoding glycoside hydrolase family 43 protein has product MLQLFRIISLWIILGLSAQYVLAQEGNQNVKWGNWQKWGDQGNGTYRNPILPGDYSDIDCIRVGNDYYAISSTFQFSPGMVILHSKDLVNWTIAGHAVNDVSKISPKLNWDRMDSYGKGIWAGSIRYQAGKFWIYFGTPDEGYFMTSSKNIKGPWSPLVNVLAEKGWDDCCPFWDDDGQAYLVGTNFADDYKIHLFKLSQNGEKMIKGSDQVIYQSKGSEASKLYKINGLYYHFFSEVKADGRVVMIRKAKKISGPYSPAKQIGHAQKNFHEPNQGGIINAVNGKWYFLTHHGSSGDWSGRNMSLLPVNWVKGWPILGKVGKDTVGNMVWSGKKPAPGRKVLPKSSDEFNLGQMQQQWEWNYQPRAEKFSLKARKGWLRLWAFTPLEKDNLLKAGNTLTQRSMRTLKSEAIVKLDLSGVTNGQKCGITHFGAPEYASFGVENRDNKQFIVLNLKGKVITGPKIENKMIWLKSTWGLDGLSQYYYSTNGSDFIAFGDQYQLKWGSYRGDRIGIFNYNNDKESGYVDVDYFRYTY; this is encoded by the coding sequence ATGCTACAGCTATTTAGGATCATATCTCTTTGGATCATCCTGGGCCTGTCTGCACAGTATGTGCTGGCTCAGGAAGGCAATCAAAATGTAAAATGGGGAAACTGGCAGAAATGGGGCGATCAGGGCAATGGCACCTATAGAAATCCAATACTGCCAGGCGATTATAGTGATATCGACTGTATCAGGGTGGGTAATGACTATTATGCAATTTCTTCTACCTTTCAATTTTCGCCCGGAATGGTCATCCTGCATTCTAAAGATCTGGTAAACTGGACCATTGCCGGCCATGCTGTAAATGATGTGTCTAAGATCTCCCCAAAATTGAATTGGGACAGGATGGATAGCTATGGAAAAGGGATCTGGGCAGGATCAATAAGATATCAGGCCGGAAAATTCTGGATTTATTTTGGAACTCCTGACGAGGGTTATTTCATGACCTCTTCGAAAAACATCAAAGGACCCTGGTCGCCTTTGGTTAACGTATTGGCCGAAAAAGGTTGGGACGATTGCTGTCCTTTTTGGGATGACGATGGTCAGGCTTATCTGGTGGGAACTAATTTTGCCGATGATTATAAAATCCACTTATTTAAGCTGAGCCAGAACGGAGAAAAAATGATCAAAGGGTCAGATCAGGTGATCTATCAATCCAAAGGGAGTGAGGCCAGTAAGCTTTATAAAATTAATGGCCTGTACTATCATTTTTTTAGTGAGGTAAAAGCAGATGGACGGGTAGTAATGATCAGGAAGGCGAAAAAAATATCGGGTCCGTATAGCCCGGCAAAACAAATTGGACATGCACAGAAAAATTTTCATGAACCCAACCAGGGTGGAATTATAAATGCCGTAAATGGAAAATGGTATTTCCTTACACACCACGGCTCTTCCGGAGATTGGTCTGGCCGTAATATGAGCCTGTTGCCCGTTAATTGGGTAAAAGGATGGCCAATATTAGGCAAGGTAGGGAAAGATACAGTGGGTAATATGGTGTGGAGCGGCAAAAAGCCTGCTCCTGGGAGAAAAGTGCTGCCAAAATCCAGTGATGAATTTAACCTGGGCCAGATGCAGCAGCAATGGGAATGGAACTATCAGCCCCGGGCAGAAAAATTCTCACTAAAAGCAAGAAAAGGGTGGTTAAGGTTATGGGCTTTCACGCCTTTAGAAAAAGATAATCTGCTAAAAGCCGGAAATACTTTAACGCAGCGTAGTATGCGTACACTTAAAAGTGAGGCAATTGTAAAACTTGATCTTAGTGGGGTGACAAATGGACAGAAATGTGGGATAACACATTTTGGCGCACCTGAATATGCTTCGTTTGGCGTCGAAAATAGAGATAATAAGCAATTTATAGTGTTAAACCTGAAAGGTAAAGTTATAACCGGGCCAAAAATTGAAAATAAAATGATATGGCTAAAGTCTACATGGGGGCTTGATGGTCTTAGCCAATATTACTATAGTACAAATGGATCGGATTTTATTGCTTTTGGAGATCAGTACCAATTGAAATGGGGAAGCTACCGTGGAGATCGTATTGGTATTTTCAACTATAATAATGATAAAGAATCGGGATATGTAGATGTTGATTATTTCAGATATACCTACTAA
- a CDS encoding GntR family transcriptional regulator — translation MMDYRITINEEDKVTKVQQIANQMIQDIEKGILKRNAQVASINEFSRAHHVARETVEKAYKILRKDGYLVSVPGKGNFVEKGPGSMVKILMILNKMSPYKKEVYEAFIEELGDRAQVHLEIHHYNPKIFRDIIHDNQGKYHYYVIMPHFYSGTDENEYLDVLKSISPNELVILDKEINLKGAFISVFQDFEMDIFEAMDKNAGLFAKYKSISVIFPENNHHPFEITSGVKKFCDHFEKDFDVLSDINQVEISKGKCFITLTEIDLATLIKKLRATNFIQGIDVGIVSFNETVFKELLEITVVSTDFSAMGSRAAKMIIDKKFKQVRNSFNFIKRASL, via the coding sequence ATGATGGATTACAGAATAACGATAAACGAAGAAGATAAAGTTACAAAGGTGCAGCAGATTGCAAACCAGATGATTCAGGATATAGAAAAAGGTATACTGAAAAGAAATGCGCAGGTGGCTTCTATAAATGAATTTAGCAGGGCCCATCATGTAGCCCGTGAAACTGTGGAGAAAGCTTACAAAATCCTTCGCAAAGATGGGTACCTGGTTTCAGTTCCCGGTAAAGGGAACTTTGTGGAAAAGGGGCCTGGCAGCATGGTAAAGATATTAATGATCCTCAATAAAATGAGCCCTTATAAAAAAGAGGTTTATGAGGCATTTATAGAAGAATTAGGCGATAGGGCGCAGGTACACCTCGAAATACACCATTATAACCCGAAAATATTCCGAGATATTATCCACGATAACCAGGGTAAATATCATTATTATGTGATTATGCCACATTTTTATTCAGGTACTGATGAAAATGAATATTTAGATGTTTTAAAAAGTATCTCACCCAATGAGCTCGTCATTCTGGATAAAGAGATCAATCTTAAAGGTGCCTTTATTTCAGTGTTTCAGGATTTTGAAATGGATATTTTTGAAGCCATGGATAAAAATGCAGGCCTATTTGCGAAATATAAAAGCATTTCGGTTATTTTTCCGGAAAACAACCACCATCCGTTTGAGATTACCTCTGGTGTGAAGAAATTTTGCGACCATTTTGAAAAAGACTTTGATGTTTTATCGGATATCAACCAGGTCGAAATTTCGAAGGGCAAGTGTTTCATTACGCTTACAGAAATAGATCTTGCCACACTAATTAAGAAGTTGAGGGCAACCAATTTTATCCAGGGTATAGATGTAGGTATTGTTTCGTTCAATGAAACTGTTTTTAAAGAATTACTCGAAATAACCGTAGTATCTACCGATTTCTCGGCTATGGGGAGCCGTGCAGCAAAAATGATTATCGACAAAAAGTTTAAACAGGTTCGCAATTCTTTTAATTTTATTAAACGGGCATCGCTTTGA
- a CDS encoding alpha-L-fucosidase, which produces MKRITFTLMALAFLIQAYAQNTAPEVQDEKKMEWWKEAKFGMFIHWGIYSVPAGVYQDKPVKGIGEWIMNTAKIPVAEYRKYAPQFNPDRYNPEAWVKMAKDAGMKYIIITSKHHDGFALFDSKVTTWDIMDASPYKKDILKPLVDACRKAGIKIGFYYSQAQDWTHPGGAVSGGAWDEVQKGSFDTYLDKVSIPQVKEILSNYGEPDILWWDTPQNMTPERAAKFEVILKDHPNLITNNRLGGGYNGDTETPEQFVPSTGFPGRNWEACMTINDTWGFKSTDQDWKSTKTLIRNLTDIVSKGGNFLLNVGPDARGEIPSASMERLAEIGKWIRLNQEAVYGTTASPFPYLSWGRATRKQQKLYLHVFDNPKDGKLKVPMLNKVKKAYLLSDAAKVLKTTRSGKNLEIMLPKQLPDTINTVVVVEFIGEPDVAPSPVAGKKITASSEQSGAGAKNLLDGNRLTKWEAAKGLKDAVLEIDLANDFNISTLIVDEPWHPWENKKQEIKLEYKKGETWLPVMKTTTGGIGFTKNFAPVSARYFRLTVHNAQTQPTLLEWQLYGNE; this is translated from the coding sequence ATGAAAAGAATAACATTCACTTTAATGGCACTGGCATTTTTAATTCAGGCTTATGCCCAAAATACAGCCCCTGAAGTACAGGATGAAAAAAAGATGGAGTGGTGGAAGGAAGCCAAATTCGGGATGTTTATCCACTGGGGTATTTATTCGGTTCCGGCAGGGGTATACCAGGATAAACCTGTAAAAGGCATTGGAGAATGGATCATGAATACGGCCAAAATTCCGGTGGCCGAATACCGCAAATATGCACCACAGTTTAATCCTGATCGCTACAATCCCGAAGCCTGGGTTAAAATGGCTAAAGATGCAGGTATGAAATACATTATCATTACCTCCAAACACCATGATGGTTTTGCCCTGTTCGATTCAAAAGTGACCACATGGGATATTATGGATGCCTCGCCATATAAAAAGGATATATTAAAACCACTGGTTGACGCCTGCAGAAAAGCCGGCATAAAAATCGGGTTTTATTATTCGCAGGCCCAGGATTGGACACACCCGGGAGGTGCTGTAAGCGGTGGTGCATGGGATGAGGTGCAAAAGGGCAGTTTCGATACCTATCTTGATAAGGTATCTATTCCACAGGTGAAAGAAATTTTGTCTAATTATGGTGAACCTGATATTTTATGGTGGGATACCCCGCAGAACATGACGCCTGAACGTGCGGCTAAATTTGAAGTCATCCTAAAAGATCATCCCAACCTGATTACCAACAATAGATTGGGTGGAGGTTACAATGGTGATACCGAAACACCAGAACAATTTGTACCATCAACAGGTTTTCCGGGGCGCAATTGGGAGGCCTGCATGACGATTAACGATACCTGGGGCTTTAAATCAACCGATCAGGATTGGAAAAGTACCAAAACCCTGATCCGTAACTTAACTGATATTGTAAGTAAGGGCGGTAATTTTCTGTTAAACGTTGGCCCCGATGCCCGTGGAGAAATACCATCAGCCAGTATGGAACGTTTGGCCGAAATAGGTAAATGGATCAGGCTAAACCAGGAAGCTGTTTATGGCACAACAGCAAGTCCTTTTCCTTACCTGTCGTGGGGGAGGGCAACGCGTAAGCAGCAAAAACTTTACCTCCATGTTTTCGACAATCCGAAAGATGGTAAGCTAAAAGTACCCATGTTGAATAAAGTAAAAAAGGCTTACCTTTTAAGTGATGCTGCAAAAGTATTAAAAACCACAAGATCGGGTAAAAATCTGGAAATTATGCTGCCAAAGCAATTGCCTGATACCATTAATACAGTTGTGGTAGTCGAGTTTATCGGCGAACCTGATGTAGCACCATCGCCTGTTGCAGGCAAAAAAATAACCGCTTCATCAGAACAGTCGGGAGCAGGTGCAAAAAATCTTCTGGACGGCAACAGGTTAACCAAATGGGAAGCCGCTAAGGGCCTGAAAGATGCCGTTTTAGAAATAGACCTGGCTAATGATTTTAACATATCAACCCTTATTGTTGATGAACCATGGCATCCATGGGAAAATAAAAAACAGGAAATTAAGCTGGAATACAAAAAAGGTGAGACCTGGTTGCCGGTTATGAAAACGACTACCGGAGGGATTGGATTTACTAAAAATTTTGCGCCCGTTTCTGCCCGATATTTCAGGCTTACCGTGCATAATGCGCAAACACAGCCAACGCTTTTAGAGTGGCAACTATATGGTAACGAATAA
- a CDS encoding glycoside hydrolase family 95 protein: MYRFCFLSLFLFVLNFNQIFAQKQKLWYKKPATEWTEALPIGNGRLGAMVYGGIKEELLQLNEATLWSGGPVKENVNPTAYTYLPQVREALFKEDFAAARKLAQQMQGVYSESYLPLGDLKIKQDFGNSEASAYTRELNIERAVATTSFTVDGVKYKREIFSSAPDQVMVMRISASKPQMLNFLVSTQTQLRAKASVLSADILSLKGRAPAHVDPNYVKNTKDPIRYGTDQDCAGMPFDLLARAVSKDGKITVDTSGITVSGATEVLVYIAAATGFNGFNHCPDLNPTDLARKKLDAATQKTWSVLLNAHLKDFQNYFNRVFFELNPHEQSKTNLPTDERLEAYTKGATDPELEAMYFQYGRYLLISSSRVTGVPANLQGIWNKEMRPPWSSNYTTNINVQMNYWLAESCNLSEMHTPLFGLIKNLSVTGAKISSSFYQTKGWVTHHNSDIWALANPVGNLGAGDPKWANWPVGGDWLSRHLWEHYEFTQDKAFLATTAYPLMKGAAEFTLGWLIPDQTGHLVTAPSFSPENDFFYGNKKVGQVSVATTMDIGIIRDLFDNLIAASKILNTDKAFRDTLVATKAKLLPFQIGSKGQLQEWNKDYESPDPHHRHVSHLYALYPANQISAINTPELADAAKKTLQLRGDDGTGWSLAWKVNLWARLLDGDHAYQLYRNLFRITRQNGTNYSGGGGIYPNMFDAHPPFQIDGNFGGTSGVAEMLLQSQDEYIYLLPALPKVWAAGKITGLVARGAYTVDVNWAGGKLTTATITSKKTGMCKVLSAQKLQIKNIGQIKTTKVAKGYMLQFKATAGRIYTLSAL; encoded by the coding sequence ATGTATAGATTTTGTTTTTTAAGCCTCTTTCTCTTCGTTTTAAACTTTAATCAAATCTTTGCCCAAAAACAAAAACTTTGGTACAAAAAGCCTGCAACCGAATGGACGGAAGCTTTGCCCATTGGTAACGGACGCCTGGGCGCCATGGTTTATGGGGGGATAAAGGAAGAACTGCTCCAACTGAACGAAGCCACTCTATGGTCGGGCGGCCCGGTAAAAGAAAATGTAAACCCAACAGCCTATACTTATCTGCCACAGGTTCGCGAAGCTTTGTTTAAAGAAGATTTTGCCGCTGCACGAAAACTTGCTCAACAAATGCAGGGCGTTTATTCGGAAAGTTACCTGCCGCTTGGCGATCTAAAAATTAAGCAGGATTTTGGCAACAGTGAGGCATCGGCTTATACACGCGAATTGAATATTGAACGTGCAGTTGCCACAACCAGTTTTACAGTAGATGGGGTGAAGTACAAACGCGAAATTTTTTCGAGTGCTCCGGATCAGGTGATGGTAATGCGGATTTCGGCTAGCAAACCGCAAATGCTTAATTTTTTGGTTAGTACCCAAACACAATTGCGTGCGAAAGCTAGTGTTTTATCAGCTGATATTTTATCATTAAAAGGAAGGGCGCCAGCCCACGTAGATCCAAATTATGTAAAAAATACCAAAGATCCCATCCGGTATGGAACTGATCAGGATTGCGCCGGAATGCCTTTCGACCTGCTTGCCAGGGCGGTAAGTAAAGATGGCAAAATCACTGTAGATACTTCAGGGATTACCGTAAGTGGTGCTACAGAGGTATTGGTATACATTGCTGCGGCAACAGGCTTTAATGGTTTTAACCATTGTCCTGATTTAAATCCAACCGATCTGGCCAGAAAGAAACTTGATGCTGCAACCCAAAAAACATGGTCTGTTTTATTGAATGCACATTTAAAAGATTTTCAAAATTACTTTAACAGGGTATTTTTTGAACTGAATCCACATGAACAATCAAAAACCAACCTGCCAACAGATGAAAGGCTGGAGGCTTATACTAAAGGGGCAACCGATCCCGAACTGGAAGCCATGTATTTTCAATATGGCCGGTACCTGTTAATCAGCAGTTCGAGGGTTACGGGGGTACCCGCCAATTTGCAGGGCATCTGGAACAAAGAGATGCGCCCGCCATGGAGCTCTAATTATACCACCAATATTAATGTACAGATGAATTATTGGCTGGCAGAAAGCTGTAACCTGTCTGAAATGCATACGCCACTTTTTGGATTGATCAAGAACCTTTCGGTAACCGGCGCAAAAATATCTTCCTCATTTTATCAAACAAAGGGCTGGGTTACCCACCACAATAGCGATATCTGGGCATTGGCAAATCCGGTAGGCAATTTAGGTGCAGGCGACCCAAAATGGGCCAACTGGCCAGTGGGAGGCGATTGGCTCAGCCGTCATTTATGGGAACATTACGAATTTACCCAGGATAAAGCGTTTCTGGCTACCACGGCCTATCCTTTAATGAAAGGAGCTGCCGAATTTACATTAGGCTGGCTGATTCCCGATCAAACAGGGCATCTGGTAACTGCACCTTCCTTCTCTCCTGAAAATGATTTTTTTTATGGCAACAAAAAGGTTGGGCAGGTATCGGTTGCCACTACAATGGATATTGGCATCATCAGGGATTTGTTTGATAACCTGATTGCCGCCAGCAAAATTTTAAATACCGATAAAGCCTTCAGGGATACACTTGTTGCAACAAAAGCCAAGCTATTGCCTTTCCAGATCGGGAGCAAAGGCCAGTTGCAGGAGTGGAATAAGGATTACGAATCTCCTGATCCGCACCACAGGCATGTTTCGCATTTATATGCATTATATCCCGCCAATCAGATTTCGGCAATAAATACGCCAGAACTTGCTGATGCGGCAAAAAAAACACTCCAACTGCGTGGTGATGACGGTACCGGCTGGAGTTTAGCCTGGAAGGTAAATTTATGGGCAAGGCTTTTAGATGGTGACCATGCCTACCAGCTTTACCGCAACTTGTTCAGGATCACCCGACAAAACGGTACAAATTACAGCGGAGGTGGTGGTATCTATCCCAATATGTTCGATGCACACCCACCTTTTCAGATCGACGGGAATTTTGGCGGTACATCAGGTGTAGCCGAAATGTTATTACAGAGTCAGGATGAATATATTTATTTGCTTCCTGCATTACCAAAAGTTTGGGCAGCCGGAAAAATAACCGGATTGGTGGCCAGGGGAGCTTACACCGTAGATGTGAACTGGGCTGGTGGCAAACTCACTACAGCTACAATTACGTCGAAAAAAACAGGAATGTGCAAGGTTTTATCTGCGCAGAAATTACAAATCAAGAATATAGGACAGATTAAAACTACGAAAGTGGCAAAAGGATATATGCTTCAGTTTAAAGCAACGGCAGGCCGCATATATACTTTATCTGCATTATAA
- a CDS encoding RagB/SusD family nutrient uptake outer membrane protein — protein sequence MMKNTNIKHILISLSALLLTVAGCKKFTDEYNPANRTAEGYYDKFSGFEDLSKSNYATLRGIINFPTFFNLGTDTYSTPNVNDNNGENLYNVNLNSQNPNSLSLYGQMYAAINIANNTIYWATQVTDGNATTLNIRAAEAKALRAFYYYYLAETFGDIPLVITRTTVPTLSYTRAPEKDIYGQVIKDLNEAIAVLPATTTDFGRVTKGFAQHLLAKVYLTRGYKSYGEGNADFTQAANLAETVITSGTYSLKTKFSDLFDPTVANYQSSNEIIFSVQYSTNPLFNGSGNSLQQWFLWDVQNTALLGRSVFYGKTNNAIAPDPYFFSLFNKTSDSRYLATVYDAVITQVAGKYNNKDFAVGDTLIYYPVVPFTAAQKALRKYIVINPDEYRSSPFINGVRNYPQFKKFRDPFVSGYVDNGGARDTYVFRLAETYLIAAEAYVKLNNQGKALTYMNVLRTRAAKTGINPVSNVLYATELQYTGTVTLDAILEERARELVGEEFRWYELKRMYETVGNVATNKLLTRSVLYNDELKAAQAGKTVLDAKYLLRPIPQSQIDLNRGPFPQNPGY from the coding sequence ATGATGAAAAATACCAACATAAAACACATACTAATCAGTTTATCAGCTTTGCTGCTTACCGTAGCGGGCTGTAAAAAATTTACAGATGAATACAATCCTGCAAATCGAACTGCTGAAGGTTATTATGATAAATTTTCAGGTTTCGAAGATTTATCCAAGTCTAATTATGCTACTCTGAGGGGGATAATTAACTTTCCTACATTTTTTAATTTAGGTACCGATACATATAGCACGCCTAATGTTAATGATAACAACGGAGAAAATTTATATAATGTAAATCTCAATTCGCAAAATCCGAATTCATTATCTCTCTACGGGCAAATGTATGCTGCAATCAATATAGCGAATAATACAATATACTGGGCTACGCAAGTAACTGATGGTAATGCCACAACTTTAAACATACGAGCTGCTGAAGCAAAAGCACTCCGGGCATTTTATTATTATTATCTAGCAGAAACTTTTGGCGATATTCCTTTAGTTATTACACGTACAACTGTCCCAACACTCTCATATACCAGAGCGCCAGAAAAAGATATATATGGGCAGGTAATCAAAGACCTTAATGAAGCCATTGCCGTTTTGCCGGCAACCACAACTGATTTTGGAAGGGTAACCAAAGGTTTTGCACAACATTTGCTGGCTAAGGTTTACCTTACCAGGGGATATAAATCATACGGAGAGGGCAATGCCGATTTTACCCAGGCAGCTAACCTGGCAGAAACAGTAATTACTTCTGGAACCTATTCCTTAAAAACAAAATTTTCAGATCTGTTCGATCCAACAGTGGCAAACTATCAGAGCAGCAACGAAATTATATTTTCTGTTCAATACAGTACAAATCCCCTTTTTAACGGCAGTGGAAACAGTTTGCAACAATGGTTTCTCTGGGATGTGCAAAATACTGCACTATTGGGAAGGAGTGTTTTTTATGGGAAAACAAACAATGCCATTGCACCCGATCCCTATTTTTTCAGTCTATTTAACAAAACAAGCGATAGCCGATACTTAGCTACTGTATACGATGCCGTAATTACGCAGGTTGCCGGAAAATACAACAACAAAGATTTTGCAGTGGGCGATACCCTCATCTATTATCCGGTGGTACCGTTCACCGCGGCACAAAAAGCTTTACGAAAATATATTGTAATTAATCCTGATGAGTATCGAAGTTCTCCATTTATTAATGGAGTGCGCAATTATCCACAGTTTAAAAAGTTCCGCGATCCTTTTGTAAGCGGTTATGTAGATAATGGCGGGGCAAGGGATACCTATGTGTTTAGGCTCGCCGAAACCTATCTGATTGCTGCCGAGGCTTATGTAAAATTGAATAACCAGGGCAAAGCGCTTACTTATATGAATGTATTGAGAACCAGAGCAGCCAAAACAGGGATTAATCCGGTATCGAATGTACTTTATGCCACAGAATTACAATACACCGGAACCGTTACACTCGATGCCATTTTAGAAGAGCGCGCACGCGAACTGGTTGGGGAAGAATTTAGGTGGTACGAGTTAAAGCGGATGTACGAAACAGTTGGCAACGTAGCTACAAATAAGCTCCTTACACGTTCTGTTTTATACAACGACGAATTAAAGGCTGCGCAGGCTGGCAAAACTGTACTGGATGCCAAATATCTTTTACGACCAATACCTCAATCACAAATCGATTTAAACAGAGGACCATTTCCACAAAACCCTGGTTATTAA